In the genome of Bacteroidales bacterium WCE2004, the window TCGCGAACGCCGGCAAGGACAGCCGCGGCCGTCAGACCGGCCCGATGGCGGGTGGCGTGATCTTCTTCGCCTCCGGCAACGACGGCTACCGCTACGGCACGCCGGCCAGCTATGAGCCGGTCATCGCCGTGGGCGCCTTCGGCCCGGACGGCAAGATGCCGCGCTTCTCCAACTACGGCGACTGGGTGGACCTGCTCGCCCCCGGCGGATCAGATTCCAGCTCCCGTCCTGAGGAATGGGTGGCCAGCACGGTCCCCACGAACAGCTATGCCTACATGCCCGGTACTTCAATGGCGTCCCCGCACGCCGCCGGCGTGGCTGCGCTGATCGTCTCCTACTTCGGCGGTCCGGGATTCACCAACGACATGCTGAAAGAAGCCATGATCAGAGGCTCCAAGCCGAACGTCATCAACCGCCAGGGCCGTGCGGCCGGCGGCAAGCTCGACGCTCTCGGCGCCTTTGAGTATTTGCTGGGAAATAACTGATAAAACCAATTATCCGGAGGCGCCGCCCAGCAGATCCAGGATTTCTGCCGTGATCTTCTGCTGCCGACCCTTGTTATATTCGAGCGTAAGCTCACCGAGAAGATCCTCGGCATTATCCGAAGCCGTCTGCATCGCCAAGGTGCGGGCGGCTTGTTCTGCTGCGACGGAGTCAAGGATCGCTGCGTGGAACTTGAGCAGCATCACCTGCGGGAGCAGCTGGGCGACGAGCGCCTCGGCGTCCGGCTCCAGGATGTACTCCTCTGCGGGCAGCGATCCTTCGCTTTCGCTCAGGATGACAGGGGCGGTGAAAGGCAGGTAGTCCTCCGCGACAGGCTCCTGCGAGGAGGCGGAGCGGAAACGGTTGTAGACGAGCACCACGCGGCTGATTTCTCCCTTCTGGAAGCGCTCCGCGAGGGAGCGGGCCAGCGTGGCGGATTTCTCATAGGAAGGATGACCGACAAGGTCGTTGCCGTCCTGGGCGGCGGTGTAGCCGGCGCGCTTGAGGGCATCGGCCATCTTGCGGCCCAGCGGGTAGACCTCCACATCGCCCTCGCAGGCACGGATGGTCTCCAGGGCCAGGCGGACGGCGTTGGCGTTGAA includes:
- a CDS encoding F-type H+-transporting ATPase subunit gamma (manually curated), whose amino-acid sequence is MASLREIKDRIGSVRSTLKITSAMKLVASAKLRKAQRAIEALRPYERTLAEILAAVGPAVASPQRADGNSMTGWRSPQTPCVASLPGEFAEKPISDPPSTTPTHDAPTAVVAIASNSSLCGGFNANAVRLALETIRACEGDVEVYPLGRKMADALKRAGYTAAQDGNDLVGHPSYEKSATLARSLAERFQKGEISRVVLVYNRFRSASSQEPVAEDYLPFTAPVILSESEGSLPAEEYILEPDAEALVAQLLPQVMLLKFHAAILDSVAAEQAARTLAMQTASDNAEDLLGELTLEYNKGRQQKITAEILDLLGGASG